One genomic region from bacterium encodes:
- a CDS encoding PLP-dependent aspartate aminotransferase family protein has translation MGFMTDAVHAGQHPEATTGAVIVPIFQTATYAQEAPAVHKGYEYGRTGNPTRLALEKNLAALERGQFAYAFSSGMAATSTVTKLLKTGDHVVCTANVYGGTARYFRQVMADFGLQFDFVDTSSLEQVKQVWRRETKMLFVESPTNPLLILSDLRALADWCHARQALLVVDNTFLSPYFQRPLELGADIVIHSTTKFINGHSDVIGGVVVTNNAAAAERLAFLQNAVGAVPSPFDCWLILRSTKTLPLRMRQSNANAVALADFLAADRRVAKVYYPGLAAHPQHELAKRQQLDPYGQPGFGGMISFELADFDTARTFLKGIKLFTLAESLGGVESLICHPTSMTHASVPPEMRQRIGLRDGLVRLSVGVEDVEDLIADLQRGLQLIS, from the coding sequence ATGGGCTTCATGACCGACGCAGTGCACGCCGGCCAGCATCCGGAAGCAACCACCGGCGCGGTGATCGTGCCGATTTTTCAAACCGCTACTTACGCCCAAGAAGCGCCGGCGGTGCACAAGGGCTATGAATACGGCCGCACCGGCAATCCCACCCGGCTGGCGCTGGAGAAGAATCTCGCGGCGCTGGAACGCGGCCAGTTTGCCTATGCTTTTTCTTCAGGCATGGCCGCCACCTCCACGGTGACCAAGCTGCTCAAAACCGGCGATCACGTCGTCTGCACCGCCAACGTCTATGGCGGCACCGCACGCTACTTCCGGCAAGTGATGGCGGATTTCGGCCTGCAATTCGATTTTGTCGACACCTCCTCGCTCGAACAAGTCAAGCAAGTCTGGCGGCGCGAGACCAAGATGCTCTTCGTGGAATCGCCGACCAATCCGTTGCTCATCCTTTCCGACTTGCGCGCGCTGGCGGATTGGTGCCACGCACGCCAAGCCCTGCTCGTGGTTGACAATACTTTTCTCAGCCCCTATTTTCAGCGGCCACTGGAACTGGGCGCGGACATTGTCATTCACAGCACGACGAAATTCATCAATGGCCACAGTGATGTCATCGGCGGGGTGGTGGTGACCAACAACGCCGCGGCCGCCGAGCGTCTCGCCTTTCTGCAAAATGCGGTGGGCGCCGTGCCCAGCCCGTTCGATTGCTGGCTGATTCTGCGCTCGACCAAAACCCTGCCGCTGCGCATGCGCCAAAGCAACGCCAACGCCGTGGCTCTCGCTGACTTCCTGGCCGCCGATCGTCGCGTCGCGAAGGTTTACTATCCCGGCTTGGCCGCGCATCCCCAGCATGAGCTGGCGAAACGGCAACAGCTCGATCCGTACGGCCAGCCCGGCTTTGGCGGCATGATCTCTTTCGAGCTTGCTGATTTCGACACCGCCAGGACGTTTCTCAAAGGCATCAAGCTGTTCACGCTCGCGGAAAGCCTGGGCGGCGTGGAGAGTTTGATCTGCCATCCCACTTCCATGACGCATGCCTCCGTACCGCCGGAGATGCGCCAGCGCATCGGTCTGCGCGACGGACTCGTGCGCCTCTCCGTCGGTGTCGAAGATGTCGAGGATTTGATCGCCGATTTGCAGCGCGGCTTGCAGCTCATTTCCTGA
- the glgA gene encoding glycogen synthase GlgA gives MRIAFATSECVPYVKTGGLADVSGALPRALAEAGMEVKVFLPLYDSIRVLDHDLIFAEELRDLPLQIGNLNLTFNTWYKRTPGLSLEHYFIGCPHYFHRGRIYTSDYDEDARFILLQQAIINILQRYHWAPEVLHANDWQTALLPVYLKDKYYWDRLFDRTASVLSIHNLGYQGRFGRESVDAAGLSYGKYYPGGPYEFHNSFSFLKTGILHADIITTVSETYAQEIQTPTYGEGLQDILAMRRADLYGILNGIATSDWNPRVDKHISHHYDFDSFETKVLNKKALLGRFGLPFDPEVPVIGLISRLTPQKGLELLPAAFSDLMQMPIQIIVLGDGERKYEEFLQWAVSAYPEKVGVYLGFNNELAHGITAGSDMFLMPSRYEPCGLNQMYSLNYGTVPIVRRTGGLADTVHDYHEFNGEGNGFSFRDFTPHALFTSVQRALSLFQQKTIWREIVRRGMLEDFSWQHSAQKYLEVYRRAAARKQ, from the coding sequence ATGCGTATCGCATTTGCGACCAGTGAATGTGTGCCCTATGTGAAAACCGGCGGCTTGGCCGACGTCAGTGGTGCCCTGCCGCGCGCGCTGGCCGAAGCCGGTATGGAAGTCAAGGTCTTCCTGCCGTTGTATGATTCCATTCGCGTGCTCGATCATGATCTCATCTTTGCTGAGGAACTGCGCGATCTCCCCCTGCAAATCGGCAACCTCAATCTCACTTTCAATACCTGGTACAAAAGGACGCCCGGCCTCAGTCTGGAACACTATTTCATCGGCTGCCCGCATTATTTCCATCGCGGACGCATCTACACTTCGGACTATGATGAAGACGCACGCTTCATCTTGCTGCAACAGGCCATCATCAACATCTTGCAGCGCTATCACTGGGCACCGGAGGTGTTGCACGCCAACGATTGGCAAACGGCGCTGCTGCCGGTTTATTTGAAAGACAAATACTACTGGGACCGGCTGTTTGACCGCACCGCCAGCGTGCTCTCGATTCACAATCTCGGCTATCAGGGCCGCTTCGGCCGCGAAAGCGTCGATGCCGCCGGCCTGTCCTACGGCAAATACTACCCCGGCGGGCCTTATGAATTCCATAACTCGTTTTCATTCCTAAAAACCGGCATTCTCCACGCCGACATCATCACCACGGTGAGCGAAACCTACGCCCAGGAAATCCAAACGCCGACCTACGGCGAAGGCCTGCAGGATATCTTGGCGATGCGGCGCGCGGACCTCTACGGCATTCTGAATGGCATCGCCACCAGCGACTGGAATCCGCGCGTCGACAAACACATTTCCCACCACTATGATTTCGACTCGTTCGAGACCAAAGTGCTGAACAAGAAAGCGCTGCTGGGGCGCTTCGGCCTGCCCTTCGATCCCGAAGTGCCGGTGATCGGCCTGATCTCGCGCTTGACTCCGCAAAAAGGATTGGAGCTGCTGCCGGCCGCGTTCTCCGATCTCATGCAAATGCCGATTCAGATCATCGTGCTGGGCGATGGCGAGCGGAAATACGAGGAGTTCTTGCAGTGGGCGGTCAGTGCCTATCCGGAAAAGGTGGGCGTGTATCTCGGCTTCAACAACGAATTAGCGCATGGGATCACCGCCGGCAGCGACATGTTCCTGATGCCCTCGCGCTATGAGCCGTGCGGTTTGAATCAGATGTACAGCCTGAATTACGGCACCGTGCCGATCGTGCGCCGCACCGGCGGCCTGGCCGACACGGTGCACGATTATCACGAATTCAACGGCGAGGGCAACGGCTTTTCGTTTCGTGATTTCACCCCGCACGCGCTGTTCACCAGCGTGCAGCGCGCCCTCAGCCTGTTTCAGCAAAAGACCATCTGGCGTGAAATTGTCCGCCGCGGCATGCTGGAAGATTTTTCCTGGCAGCACTCGGCGCAGAAGTATCTGGAAGTTTACCGCCGCGCGGCCGCCCGCAAGCAGTGA
- a CDS encoding prolyl oligopeptidase family serine peptidase yields the protein MMMLLGSVLALPAQPLQYPHSKKAEVIDDYHGVRVADPYRWLEDADAEDTQAWVAAQNQLTFSYLEKISSRAAIKQRLTALWNYPRYSVPVREGGRYFYTKNDGLQNQAVLYLQEELDGAARVVLDPNQLSADGTVALTNQAYSKDGRLLAYGLSSRGSDWQEIKIRNVDTGADFEETLKWCRFAGIAWRHDQQGFYYNRFPEPGTVAKADENNFNRVYYHRLGTPQTQDQLVFERPDFKELGFIPFITDDGKYLVLYVYHGTDPKNRIYYRAVDSDGPFVRLLEEADASYTPIDNDGTIFYFQTDLQAPRGRVIAIDLEQPAREHWREIIPEQPEVISFATMVNNQFVVAYMRDAHHVLKVYGRDGGFVRELPLPTIGSISGLSGRRQDSEMFLQFTSFLFPATIYRYDFTTDRMAEFRGAAIKFDPTPYETQQIFYTSQDGTRVPMFLTHKRGLARNGENPVLLYGYGGFNVSLTPWFSVSNALWLENGGVLAVPNLRGGGEYGEEWHQAGTLARKQNVFDDFIAAAEWLCANGYTNPRKLAISGGSNGGLLVAACLVQRPELFGAALCQVPVIDMLRYHKFTVGRYWISDYGDPDKPEDFKFLYAYSPLHRVQPGVAYPPTLITTADTDDRVVPAHAKKFAATLQAAQAGPHPILIRIETKAGHGGGKPTTKMIEESADLYAFLFKTFGMTMAGK from the coding sequence ATGATGATGCTGCTGGGTTCGGTGCTGGCGTTGCCGGCACAGCCGCTGCAATACCCGCACAGCAAAAAGGCCGAAGTGATCGACGATTATCACGGCGTGCGCGTCGCTGATCCGTATCGCTGGCTCGAAGACGCCGACGCCGAAGATACCCAGGCCTGGGTGGCGGCGCAAAACCAGCTGACCTTCAGCTACCTGGAAAAAATCAGCAGCCGGGCGGCGATCAAGCAACGCCTCACCGCGCTGTGGAATTACCCCCGCTATTCCGTGCCGGTGCGCGAAGGCGGCCGCTACTTCTACACCAAGAATGACGGCCTGCAAAACCAGGCCGTGCTTTACCTGCAGGAGGAACTCGACGGCGCGGCCCGGGTCGTGCTCGATCCCAATCAACTCAGCGCCGACGGCACGGTGGCGTTGACCAACCAGGCCTACAGCAAGGACGGCAGGCTGCTGGCCTACGGCCTCTCCAGCCGCGGCAGCGACTGGCAGGAGATCAAGATTCGCAATGTCGACACCGGCGCGGATTTCGAGGAAACGCTGAAATGGTGCCGGTTTGCCGGCATCGCCTGGCGCCATGATCAGCAGGGATTCTACTACAACCGCTTTCCGGAACCGGGCACGGTGGCAAAAGCAGACGAGAACAATTTCAATCGCGTCTACTACCATCGCCTGGGCACGCCGCAAACGCAAGATCAATTGGTGTTCGAGCGACCGGACTTCAAAGAGCTGGGCTTCATCCCGTTCATCACCGACGACGGCAAATATCTCGTGCTCTACGTCTATCACGGCACCGATCCCAAAAATCGCATTTACTATCGCGCGGTCGACAGCGATGGCCCGTTCGTCCGCCTGCTGGAAGAAGCCGACGCCAGCTACACGCCCATCGACAATGATGGCACGATCTTCTACTTTCAGACTGACTTGCAGGCGCCGCGCGGCCGCGTCATCGCAATCGACCTCGAGCAGCCGGCGCGCGAACACTGGCGGGAAATCATACCCGAGCAGCCGGAGGTTATTTCCTTCGCCACCATGGTCAACAACCAGTTCGTGGTGGCCTACATGCGCGATGCCCATCATGTGTTGAAAGTGTACGGCCGCGACGGCGGTTTCGTGCGCGAGCTGCCGCTGCCAACCATTGGTTCGATCTCCGGGCTCTCGGGCCGGCGCCAGGATAGCGAAATGTTCCTCCAGTTCACCTCGTTTCTCTTTCCGGCCACGATCTACCGCTATGATTTCACCACCGATCGCATGGCGGAATTCCGCGGCGCGGCGATCAAGTTCGATCCCACGCCCTACGAGACGCAGCAGATCTTCTACACTTCCCAAGACGGCACGCGCGTGCCGATGTTCCTCACGCACAAACGCGGGCTGGCGCGCAACGGCGAGAATCCGGTGTTGCTGTACGGCTATGGCGGTTTCAACGTGAGTCTGACGCCCTGGTTCTCGGTGAGCAACGCGTTGTGGCTGGAAAACGGCGGCGTGTTGGCGGTTCCCAATTTGCGCGGCGGCGGGGAGTACGGCGAAGAATGGCATCAAGCCGGAACGCTGGCGCGCAAACAAAACGTGTTCGATGATTTCATCGCGGCAGCGGAGTGGTTGTGCGCCAACGGCTACACCAATCCGCGCAAGCTGGCGATCAGCGGCGGCAGCAACGGCGGTCTGTTGGTGGCGGCGTGCCTGGTGCAACGGCCGGAGCTTTTCGGCGCGGCCCTCTGCCAGGTGCCGGTGATCGACATGCTGCGTTATCACAAATTCACGGTGGGGCGTTATTGGATTTCGGATTACGGCGACCCCGACAAACCGGAAGACTTCAAATTTCTCTACGCCTATTCGCCGTTGCATCGCGTGCAGCCGGGCGTGGCCTATCCGCCCACGCTGATCACCACCGCGGACACCGACGATCGCGTGGTGCCGGCGCATGCCAAGAAATTCGCCGCCACCCTGCAAGCGGCGCAAGCCGGCCCGCATCCGATTTTGATTCGCATCGAAACCAAAGCCGGCCACGGCGGCGGCAAGCCCACGACCAAAATGATCGAGGAATCCGCCGATCTTTATGCCTTCTTGTTCAAAACGTTTGGAATGACGATGGCGGGCAAGTGA
- a CDS encoding protein kinase, with product MKTLGNLQLFAEIKRSETGATYRGLDRRTGQLVLVKTFTVNGNAPEAAARFAQEAAIYAGITHPNLVKLIDYGVAEGLRYLTLEFIEGQTLRSLLQQAPQAGKLPVAIALTLFDAVLAGVAEIHRRNFIHRDLKPENILLGHDGSVKLCDFDLATSNAARPAGSGLTGSPGYLAPEIILGENATPAADLFALGILLYEMIAGGRPFQSATAGGEMNAIVRVAPLPITTVSPHAPAVLDALFERLLAKKPAARLAGAEPARIWLAQHFVLGTPETQRRRLQEYLAAPENWPLAATPAFVRAEPLEQQAAQPPKSRKWRSLLAAAAGLALTALLAHWGLNAMKPEAAQERTEPPNTAMPSADSSGLTQAKPQLGQQEKAPAGKTEPALPPLPHENAVDSAAIPPLRTLSIQSNPWAYVFVAGDSLGMTPLSAPVSLPAGKHALVLKNPNFPPVSLLLELSAHSPDTLFFSLWDHVAQLELQINPWAEVYVNGRRREPHAGEQTLLLLPGACELKFVHPQLGEKTEMIVLRAGETRRLAINMF from the coding sequence ATGAAAACCCTCGGCAACCTCCAGCTCTTCGCCGAAATCAAGCGCAGTGAAACCGGCGCGACTTATCGCGGGCTGGACCGCCGCACCGGGCAACTGGTGCTGGTCAAAACCTTCACCGTCAACGGCAACGCGCCCGAGGCCGCCGCGCGCTTCGCGCAGGAAGCCGCGATCTACGCCGGCATCACCCACCCCAATCTCGTCAAGCTTATCGATTACGGCGTGGCCGAGGGCCTGCGCTACCTCACGCTGGAATTCATCGAAGGCCAAACCCTGCGGAGCCTGCTGCAGCAGGCTCCGCAGGCCGGCAAACTGCCGGTCGCGATTGCCCTCACCCTGTTCGACGCGGTGCTCGCCGGCGTCGCGGAGATTCACCGCCGCAATTTCATCCATCGCGATCTCAAACCCGAAAACATCCTGCTCGGCCACGACGGCAGCGTCAAGCTGTGTGATTTCGATCTCGCCACTTCGAATGCCGCGCGCCCCGCCGGCAGCGGGCTGACCGGCTCGCCCGGCTATCTCGCGCCGGAAATCATTCTCGGCGAAAACGCCACGCCCGCCGCGGATCTCTTTGCGTTGGGCATTCTGCTTTATGAGATGATTGCCGGTGGCCGGCCGTTTCAATCCGCCACCGCCGGCGGCGAAATGAACGCCATCGTGCGCGTCGCGCCGCTGCCCATCACCACCGTGAGTCCGCACGCGCCGGCCGTGCTCGACGCGTTGTTCGAACGCTTGCTGGCCAAGAAACCCGCTGCCCGCCTGGCCGGCGCGGAACCGGCGCGGATCTGGCTGGCGCAGCATTTCGTACTCGGCACCCCGGAGACGCAGCGCCGGCGGTTGCAGGAGTATCTGGCTGCGCCGGAGAATTGGCCTTTGGCGGCCACGCCCGCCTTCGTACGCGCCGAACCGCTTGAGCAGCAAGCCGCGCAACCGCCCAAGTCCCGCAAATGGCGGTCACTGCTGGCCGCGGCCGCGGGCTTGGCGCTCACGGCGCTGCTGGCTCATTGGGGACTGAATGCGATGAAACCTGAGGCAGCGCAAGAGCGAACGGAGCCTCCCAACACTGCAATGCCCTCGGCGGATTCATCCGGTCTGACGCAGGCAAAGCCACAGTTGGGGCAGCAAGAGAAAGCACCGGCAGGAAAAACGGAACCGGCGTTGCCGCCGCTGCCTCACGAGAATGCCGTTGACAGCGCGGCAATACCGCCGCTGCGCACCTTGTCCATTCAAAGCAATCCCTGGGCCTATGTTTTTGTTGCGGGCGATTCGCTCGGCATGACGCCGCTGTCGGCACCGGTTTCTCTTCCTGCCGGCAAGCACGCGCTCGTGCTCAAGAACCCGAATTTCCCGCCGGTGAGTTTGCTGCTGGAACTCTCTGCCCATTCGCCGGACACGCTGTTCTTTTCGCTCTGGGATCACGTCGCGCAACTCGAGCTGCAAATCAACCCGTGGGCGGAGGTTTACGTAAATGGCCGGCGCCGCGAGCCGCATGCCGGCGAACAAACGCTGCTGCTCCTGCCCGGCGCTTGTGAGTTGAAGTTCGTGCATCCCCAACTCGGGGAAAAAACCGAGATGATCGTGCTGCGCGCCGGTGAAACGCGGCGCCTCGCGATCAACATGTTCTAA
- a CDS encoding sigma 54-interacting transcriptional regulator has protein sequence MSEPIAEFSDPLLALSQISESINTIYDIDELLQRILAIALQTVNAQRGFILMSEKDDPAELQVRVAHNLAPNALNAVAPFSRSIVEAAMAGGGTLITYNPADDARFRSSESIFDQKIVAAACLPLRVKTRRLGAIYIDSTETRGKFRPEMEPFLNAFAHQAAIAIENAQMYDQLRSENRRLRQAMAEASEFTGIIGQSPAMSSVLDTVRSVMDTTATVLILGESGTGKELIARALHYNSRLKDKPFIALFCGALPESLLESELFGHKQGSFTGASHEKKGLFEEADGGTIFLDEIGDISPKIQTALLRVLQEQEVRRIGETRVRKIEVRVLAATNKDLAGEVKAGRFREDLYYRLNVITIQMPALRHRGHDIVLLAQHFLDRAASKSKRPIAGFAPEALTALLSHDWPGNVRELSNTIERAVLLAKGGYLTPADLRLEAPSYSETTELQSLRDHERRIVERVLHQHQGNVTEAAKALGVSRRWLHYRLKEWQGA, from the coding sequence ATGTCCGAACCCATTGCGGAATTCTCCGATCCTTTGCTCGCGCTCTCGCAGATCAGCGAAAGCATCAACACCATTTATGACATTGATGAGCTGCTGCAGCGCATTTTGGCGATCGCGCTGCAGACGGTGAACGCCCAGCGCGGCTTCATTCTGATGTCGGAAAAGGATGACCCGGCGGAATTGCAGGTGCGGGTGGCACACAATCTCGCGCCCAATGCGCTCAATGCCGTGGCGCCGTTCTCGCGCAGCATTGTGGAAGCGGCAATGGCCGGCGGCGGGACCTTGATCACCTACAATCCCGCCGACGACGCGCGCTTCCGCTCCTCCGAGAGCATCTTCGATCAGAAAATCGTGGCCGCTGCCTGTCTGCCGTTGCGCGTGAAAACGCGGCGGCTGGGCGCGATCTACATCGACAGCACGGAAACGCGCGGCAAGTTCCGTCCGGAAATGGAGCCGTTTCTCAACGCCTTTGCCCATCAGGCCGCCATCGCCATCGAAAACGCGCAGATGTATGATCAACTGCGCAGCGAAAACCGGCGGCTGCGCCAGGCCATGGCCGAGGCCAGCGAATTCACCGGCATCATCGGCCAAAGCCCGGCCATGAGCAGCGTGCTGGACACCGTGCGCAGCGTGATGGATACCACCGCCACCGTGCTTATCCTCGGCGAAAGCGGCACGGGGAAAGAATTGATCGCGCGCGCCTTGCATTACAACAGCCGCTTGAAAGACAAGCCGTTCATTGCACTGTTTTGCGGCGCGCTACCCGAGAGTCTGCTGGAGAGCGAGCTGTTCGGCCACAAGCAAGGCTCGTTCACCGGCGCCTCGCATGAAAAAAAGGGGTTGTTCGAAGAAGCTGATGGCGGCACGATTTTTCTCGACGAGATCGGCGACATCTCCCCCAAGATTCAAACCGCGCTGCTGCGCGTACTGCAGGAACAAGAAGTGCGCCGCATCGGCGAAACCAGAGTGCGCAAGATCGAAGTGCGCGTGCTGGCCGCCACCAACAAGGATCTCGCCGGCGAGGTGAAGGCCGGGCGTTTCCGCGAAGATCTATACTATCGCCTGAACGTCATCACCATTCAAATGCCGGCTTTGCGCCATCGCGGTCATGACATTGTTCTGCTGGCGCAGCATTTTCTCGACCGCGCCGCTTCCAAGTCCAAACGCCCGATTGCCGGCTTCGCGCCGGAGGCGCTCACCGCGCTGCTCAGCCACGACTGGCCCGGCAATGTGCGCGAGCTGAGCAACACCATCGAGCGGGCGGTGTTGCTCGCCAAAGGCGGCTATCTCACGCCCGCGGATTTACGGCTCGAGGCGCCGTCTTATTCCGAAACCACGGAGCTGCAATCGCTGCGCGATCACGAGCGCCGCATCGTCGAACGCGTGCTGCACCAGCACCAGGGCAATGTCACTGAAGCGGCCAAAGCGCTCGGGGTTTCGCGGCGGTGGTTGCATTACCGGCTCAAGGAGTGGCAGGGCGCATAG
- a CDS encoding carboxypeptidase-like regulatory domain-containing protein — translation MPVTAVCCWLFSCTTPAEHSNPLDPESPAYLDKGVLSGTVTSFYQPFRPLPDVDIHLLETGASRRSNANGEFTFAGIAPGRYTLLATTAGYAADSAEVEVAARETRVLSFRLNALPLVADARVTAAHVKTRASVSDTDFVFLTVTAEVLDGDGSNDLQRVRVEIPAAAFADTLRRSNSNGAWERTFSPEELRDQSGSLIDPYNLVGESFRIDATDAPGAQVTSAPFQLVRVIAEEPLPQEPANGEVLTTNAPQLKWLMPPLTFEHTLTIQVFKLISGFQTLLLTIPELPAGTTAAPYPGRLTTGSYFWTVTVNDRFGNSSRSKEATFVVQ, via the coding sequence GTGCCCGTGACCGCCGTATGCTGCTGGCTTTTTTCCTGCACCACGCCGGCCGAGCACAGCAATCCGCTCGATCCGGAATCTCCTGCCTACCTGGACAAGGGCGTTCTCAGCGGAACCGTCACCAGCTTTTATCAACCTTTCCGGCCGCTGCCGGACGTCGACATTCATTTGCTGGAGACCGGCGCCAGCCGCCGCAGCAATGCCAACGGCGAATTCACCTTTGCCGGAATTGCTCCCGGCCGCTACACGCTGCTCGCGACGACAGCAGGTTATGCCGCCGACAGCGCCGAGGTGGAAGTGGCGGCGCGCGAGACCCGGGTGTTGAGTTTTCGTCTCAATGCCCTGCCGCTGGTGGCAGACGCGCGCGTAACCGCAGCACATGTTAAAACGCGCGCCTCGGTGAGCGACACGGATTTCGTTTTCCTGACGGTCACCGCGGAAGTGCTCGACGGCGACGGTAGCAACGACCTGCAGCGCGTGCGCGTGGAGATTCCGGCCGCGGCGTTCGCCGATACCCTGCGGCGCAGCAACTCGAACGGTGCATGGGAACGCACTTTTTCTCCGGAAGAATTGCGGGATCAGAGCGGCAGCCTGATCGACCCCTACAATCTGGTGGGTGAGTCTTTTCGCATTGATGCCACGGATGCGCCCGGCGCGCAGGTGACTTCGGCACCGTTTCAGTTGGTTCGCGTCATCGCCGAGGAGCCACTGCCGCAGGAGCCCGCGAACGGCGAAGTGCTCACCACCAATGCGCCGCAGTTGAAATGGCTCATGCCGCCGCTCACCTTCGAGCATACTCTTACCATTCAAGTCTTCAAACTGATCAGCGGCTTTCAAACGCTGTTGCTGACGATCCCAGAGCTGCCGGCCGGCACCACCGCGGCGCCCTATCCTGGCCGGCTGACCACCGGCTCTTATTTTTGGACAGTTACCGTAAACGACCGCTTCGGCAACAGCAGCCGCTCCAAGGAAGCCACATTTGTGGTGCAGTGA